From uncultured Desulfobacter sp., the proteins below share one genomic window:
- the tnpB gene encoding IS66 family insertion sequence element accessory protein TnpB (TnpB, as the term is used for proteins encoded by IS66 family insertion elements, is considered an accessory protein, since TnpC, encoded by a neighboring gene, is a DDE family transposase.): MMNFAPDTKVYLALGTTDMRKAINGLAVIVSEQMQLDIFSESLFVFCNRAQTILKILYWDKNGFCLWQKRLEKDRFKWPNSSKEVMNITSRELTWLVEGLNINQAHKPLKYSMIF; this comes from the coding sequence ATGATGAACTTTGCACCGGACACAAAAGTCTATCTGGCTCTGGGCACGACGGACATGCGCAAAGCGATTAACGGCCTTGCCGTTATCGTGAGTGAGCAAATGCAGTTGGATATATTTTCAGAATCCCTGTTTGTGTTCTGCAACCGGGCACAAACCATTTTAAAAATTTTATACTGGGATAAAAACGGTTTTTGCCTGTGGCAAAAGCGCCTTGAGAAAGACCGGTTCAAATGGCCGAATTCATCAAAAGAGGTCATGAATATCACCAGCCGGGAACTGACCTGGCTGGTCGAGGGATTGAATATAAATCAGGCTCATAAGCCCCTAAAATACTCTATGATTTTTTAG
- a CDS encoding transposase yields MTRDTLKNAESLDEVKDIALNLFDENIILQEQIKSLQDRLFGRKSEKTPKDGEQMSLFDMPEPELPILNEDDTVTITEHARKKRGRKPLPADLPRVDAVHKLSEDDRKCNCGCLKDKIGEEVSEQLEYIPAKGRGIRNIRYKYACKNCEGVEDDGPTVSIARMPDQIIPKSIATPGLLAHILTAKFADALPFYRQEKQFARIGIELARSTMCNWGMKVADACEILIGMMKDDVLANPMIGIDHGFSWYAKKPYFQKIILPKSTLKLCCPQ; encoded by the coding sequence ATGACAAGAGACACTCTCAAAAACGCTGAAAGCCTGGATGAAGTCAAAGACATCGCCTTGAATTTGTTTGATGAGAACATAATTCTTCAAGAGCAGATTAAATCCCTCCAGGACAGGCTTTTTGGTCGCAAATCAGAAAAAACGCCCAAAGATGGCGAACAAATGTCTCTTTTTGATATGCCGGAGCCTGAGCTTCCGATCCTGAATGAGGACGATACCGTCACCATTACTGAGCATGCCCGCAAAAAACGTGGCCGCAAACCACTGCCGGCAGATCTTCCCCGTGTAGATGCTGTTCATAAACTCAGTGAGGATGACAGAAAATGCAATTGTGGCTGTTTGAAAGATAAAATCGGTGAAGAAGTCTCTGAACAACTTGAGTACATCCCTGCCAAGGGCAGGGGGATTCGAAATATCCGATATAAATATGCTTGCAAAAACTGCGAGGGTGTTGAAGATGACGGCCCCACGGTATCCATTGCCAGGATGCCGGATCAGATTATTCCCAAAAGTATTGCCACTCCAGGACTGCTTGCCCATATCCTGACCGCCAAATTTGCAGATGCTTTGCCGTTTTATCGTCAAGAAAAGCAGTTTGCCAGGATCGGCATTGAGCTTGCCAGGTCAACCATGTGTAACTGGGGCATGAAGGTGGCTGATGCCTGTGAAATTCTCATCGGCATGATGAAGGATGACGTTTTGGCCAACCCCATGATCGGTATTGATCACGGATTTTCATGGTACGCTAAGAAACCCTACTTTCAGAAAATAATTTTGCCAAAATCCACACTCAAGTTGTGCTGTCCCCAATAA
- a CDS encoding transposase: MEPEHFFCRPQNTAQKKYEALRAFYVEKRQAEDVAKQFGYKLSSFYSLTRDFKKNLSQENPDQHFFISKPAGRRPKDDTSETNQYIIDSRKNYLSVPDIKAALDAQGETVSEGYIYNLLKKEGFARLPRRKSTTREKTSASLKIEAPKSYMLDFAPESFTGQNSFGVLCLLPYLQQYSIDRLIQNSNYPETGTINRLSSILCFVALKLSNVRRYSADDIWCMDRGLGLFAGLNVLPKTSWYTSYSHRITSEMNKEFLKGLHQILLHEGLLSDTSNIDFTTIPYWGDDSHLENNWSGTRNKALASIAAVLAQDPDSGIITYGDTNVRHQQKNQVAIEFLDFYNANSGNDLKYLVFDSKFTTYENLAKLGKEIKFLTIRRRGKKIVEELSQKLPSSWKKVRVTMANGKGRNLRVNDEKIFLKDYGGEVRQIAITGHGKIKPALLITNDFDKPCDKLIRKYTRRWLVEKGISEQIEFFHLNKVSSSMVIKVDFDLTMSILTHNLLRLFAMDLPGYSHISDYSLYKKFLAMTGNVQIEADQVTIKIKKKRNLPLLLTTMQKFKKMRLRFFENKTFSVIGDSTT; encoded by the coding sequence ATGGAACCCGAACATTTTTTTTGTCGACCACAAAATACCGCTCAAAAAAAGTACGAAGCTCTTCGTGCTTTTTATGTCGAAAAACGTCAAGCCGAAGACGTTGCCAAACAATTTGGCTATAAGTTGAGTTCATTCTATTCTTTAACCCGTGATTTTAAGAAAAATCTGTCGCAGGAAAATCCTGATCAGCATTTTTTTATTTCCAAACCAGCTGGCCGTAGACCTAAAGACGATACCAGCGAAACCAATCAATACATTATTGATTCTCGGAAAAATTATCTTTCAGTGCCTGACATCAAGGCCGCTCTTGATGCTCAGGGAGAAACTGTTTCTGAAGGATACATTTACAATCTACTCAAAAAAGAAGGATTCGCCCGACTTCCCCGCCGAAAAAGCACTACTCGTGAAAAGACAAGCGCTTCATTGAAAATAGAAGCACCGAAAAGTTATATGTTGGATTTTGCGCCTGAGTCATTTACCGGGCAAAATAGTTTTGGTGTGTTGTGTCTACTGCCATACCTGCAACAATATAGCATTGACAGGCTTATCCAAAATTCAAATTATCCGGAAACAGGCACAATAAACAGACTATCATCAATCCTGTGTTTCGTTGCCCTTAAATTGTCTAATGTCCGCAGATACTCTGCTGATGATATTTGGTGTATGGATAGAGGATTGGGGTTATTTGCCGGTTTGAATGTTCTTCCAAAAACTAGTTGGTACACTTCTTACTCTCATCGAATCACCAGTGAAATGAATAAAGAATTTCTCAAAGGGCTGCATCAAATATTGCTTCACGAAGGATTGCTTTCAGATACGTCCAATATTGATTTTACAACAATTCCGTATTGGGGAGACGATTCCCACCTTGAAAATAATTGGTCAGGAACACGGAATAAAGCGTTGGCAAGCATAGCTGCTGTATTAGCACAAGATCCAGATTCCGGTATCATTACATATGGCGACACTAATGTCAGGCATCAGCAAAAAAATCAAGTCGCAATTGAGTTCCTTGATTTTTATAATGCTAACAGCGGCAACGATCTGAAATACTTGGTTTTCGATAGCAAATTCACCACTTATGAAAATCTTGCCAAGCTTGGCAAAGAAATAAAATTTCTTACCATCCGAAGAAGGGGAAAAAAGATAGTCGAAGAACTTAGCCAAAAGTTGCCTTCATCATGGAAAAAAGTTAGAGTCACAATGGCAAATGGCAAAGGCCGAAACTTAAGAGTTAATGATGAAAAGATATTTCTAAAAGATTATGGTGGTGAGGTGCGGCAAATAGCAATAACAGGGCATGGTAAGATTAAACCAGCTCTATTAATAACAAACGATTTCGATAAACCCTGCGACAAGTTGATTAGAAAATATACAAGAAGATGGTTGGTTGAAAAAGGCATTTCAGAACAAATTGAATTCTTTCATCTAAACAAAGTATCATCATCAATGGTTATTAAAGTAGATTTTGATCTTACAATGTCCATACTTACACACAATTTGCTACGACTCTTTGCTATGGATTTACCTGGTTATTCGCATATCAGTGATTATTCTCTCTATAAAAAATTTCTTGCAATGACTGGGAATGTACAAATTGAAGCTGATCAGGTAACAATCAAAATTAAGAAAAAAAGAAACCTACCCTTACTGCTCACAACAATGCAAAAATTTAAAAAAATGAGGCTCAGATTTTTTGAAAATAAAACGTTCTCTGTTATTGGGGACAGCACAACTTGA